A region of Vespula vulgaris chromosome 1, iyVesVulg1.1, whole genome shotgun sequence DNA encodes the following proteins:
- the LOC127069905 gene encoding dynactin subunit 2 has translation MADSKYSDLPGIAYDQVDVYETTDLPESEQFEIYSEDESDSIEKLHINAREAFSKFRTKTVGDTKVDFSDSISRKSRTGYKFRDYELPGEDEKETPIQKYQRLQCEVKELYEEINALKENAKEENEEVKSAIDIISQVEQLGKEINDLKLEESLGSGLMELLSDPQGARLKQLISQIEVFRNTGISKSETEIKPDITETKEISPSGVLEYKMMYLPEKAKMQEIARIVQLEQRLCCLESVIGTSNENFSVFSRNLKCQGIMDAVQQLSAKAALLDTSQLDAIESRLSALIYRIDTIAQKKSTLTPDSELKQKIEEMYKIVKKTESMSDILPLTINRMTSLSTIHEQAANYSKAMKQFEDLQKQNTQFMDSNKCLLAGVQESFASNLEVIKNNITSLSERVAKLDK, from the exons ATGGCGGATTCTAAATATTCTGATTTACCTGGAATT GCATATGATCAAGTTGATGTTTATGAAACAACTGATTTACCAGAGTCAgaacaatttgaaatttacTCAGAG GATGAATCAGATTCCATAGAAAAGTTACATATAAATGCTAGAGAAGCTTTTAGTAAATTTAGGACCAAGACAGTAGGAGATACAAAAGTTGACTTTTCAGATTCTATTTCGCGTAAATCAAGAACAGGTTACAA gtTTAGAGATTATGAACTTCCAGgtgaagatgaaaaagaaacacctattcaaaaatatcaacGCTTACAATGCGAAGTAAAAGAATTgtatgaagaaataaatgcaTTGAAG gaaaatgcaaaagaagaaaatgaagaagttaAATCTGCAATAGATATAATTTCTCAAGTGGAGCAgttaggaaaagaaataaatgatctaAAATTAGAGGAATCTCTTGGTTCTGGTCTTATGGAACTACTTTCAGATCCTCAAGGAGCTAGATTAAA GCAACTGATATCACAAATAGAAGTATTTAGAAACACTGGCATTTCCAAGTcagaaacagagataaaaCCAGATATCacagaaacaaaagaaatatctccATCTGGTGTTTTGGAATACAAAATGATGTATCTTCCAGAAAAAGCTAAGATGCAAGAAATTGCAAGAATCGTGCAATTAGAACAAAGATTATGTTGTCTTGAAAGTGTCATTGGTACatctaatgaaaatttttctgttttttctcgG AATTTAAAATGTCAAGGTATAATGGATGCAGTACAACAACTAAGTGCAAAAGCTGCACTTTTAGATACAAGTCAGCTAGATGCCATCGAAAGTAGATTATCTGCTTTGATTTACAGGATTGATACTATTGCTCAGAAGAAATCTACTTTGACTCCTGATTCagaattaaaacaaaag ATCgaagaaatgtataaaatagtaaaaaagacagaaagtaTGTCAGATATTTTACCCCTAACTATAAATCGAATGACATCTTTGAGTACTATACATGAACAAG ctGCAAACTATAGTAAGGCAATGAAACAGTTTGAAGATCTACAGAAACAAAATACTCAATTTATGGACAGCAATAAATGTTTACTCGCGGGTGTACAAGAAAGTTTTGCATCAAATTTagaagttataaaaaataatataacgtcGCTTTCTGAACGTGTTGCAAAGCTTGACAAGTAA
- the LOC127069940 gene encoding 60S ribosomal protein L27, producing MVKIMKSGKVVLVLSGRYAGRKAIVMRTFDDGTTDKQYGHAMVAGIDRYPRKVHKRMGKGKLHKRSKIKPFVKVLNYNHLMPTRYTVPELQLDKVAPKDLKDPMKRKKARFQIRVKFEERYKSGKNKWFFQKLRF from the exons ATGGTGAAGATTATGAAAAGTGGTAAAGTTGTACTGGTCCTTAGTGGTCGGTATGCTGGAAGAAAAGCTATTGTAATGCGTACTTTTGATGATGGTACTACAGATAAGCAGTATGGACATGCTATGGTTGCAGGTATCGATAGATACCCACGCAAAGTCCATAAAAGAatgggaaaaggaaaattacaCAAACGTTCCAAGATTAAGCCTTTTGTAAAA GTTTTAAATTACAATCATTTAATGCCTACAAGATATACAGTACCAGAACTACAATTAGATAAAGTAGCTCCTAAAGATCTTAAAGATCcgatgaaacgaaagaaggcACGATTCCAAATCCGTGTTAAATTTGAAGAAAG gTACAAATCTGGTAAAAATAAGTGGTTCTTCCAAAAATTGAGATTCTaa
- the LOC127072850 gene encoding uncharacterized protein LOC127072850, giving the protein MSNVKNLLDDQDPDYTIPISTNKNQEEVCEENARTTARKITAIIEKEFSQEIDAKRNEVLQIQERLHKALKTLHLLRYVIITDFYNRKQCQASQIRETQQVRIHPAIKQLIGKSPKRPHNDFAVPSTSTDPRFLNGYSYLSPTKTKPTEHNVLKTENTTESSKECNTSMQFEDQSEDDIQPPKKIPRYIPPKSGVPEPACPSRGVRHKVRKRIVIGNISKWIPPDWREDPASHKWTIYVRGSKEVSNIGDFVSKVRFFLHPSYRPNDVVEVSSAPFHLSRRGWGEFPLRVQLHFKNPINKPMDIIHHLKLDRTYTGLQTLGSETVVDVWIYTMDPSALIQANNEISDSSTEEINSCTINDDKKSDSMIGTIQKSSTSIDSAIITVKSETNDIEVPNIDNKLNDMKIQLDVSVVKSEPNDEVTTQSVSFMTDDNTLTSSCNSNMTQLEQIQFSVCHDHDYLNNYISNETNLFVENNITIEHSPDINPIKKSMNSMVELSGNNTNSVKQCFNNWQCTSNTNTEKSAEINASINKKHNIEKDISDENKYTKVGASSLWVKNTSKVLSSLESIDPKMDLTRKEEICSEEVIQKEHFRSNINEPNKSTLCPMNFKSSLCPLQISIPPSFEPAVGKHMLILQNNKRTSTEANTTCPSKMNIVKYAKNHCKIDTNNCLSYVNSKTSILIPRGTSVLKKQTKQTGQSTANNKNDNTYAILEIKPSNSLLLNLNSDVPALKIVDNVSNNMKNSYNTNSSRLETSSLQKDQILPKSINHNGKIAKSRIILGKDKLKLHSKEDLYDKVLKSIETVKITDIEGLLRFIIRRIPIVTPYASDPDYKRLHPYACATEEEYFNHNMGKRAAYEWWRAKTVRSFLRKKLTVEDKLWSVKEIILWARLYGYTPTRSCFGIDATTTTTSGAKRLPCSEISATMSTCTEPIAFQKWLQTSYDMSKNLTTDNDDSQEEDIDILTCQNPENDKTMQQNCIKVDSSNEITSGTISLDMEEKLLPLHNFICETTRSIGITLKPEEIIPNVFHCTASRVMIRAMECFMEDIVRTSLAKAWEKTNGKEYPQTLSLDDVRSALTSREEFDIFTNEGLGSRYQLTTED; this is encoded by the exons ATGAGTAACGTGAAGAATCTACTTGATGATCAAGATCCTGATTACACAATTCCAATATCtactaataaaaatcaagaagAAGTTTGTGAAGAAAATG CTCGCACAACAGCAAGAAAAATAACTGCAATTATTGAAAAGGAATTTTCACAAGAAATAGATGCAAAGAGAAATGAAGTCTTACAAATTCAAGAAAGATTACATAAGGCATTGAAGACTCTACATTTATTACGATACGTCATCATTACTGATTTCTATAATCGTAAACAATGTCAAGCCTCTCAGATTCGAGAAACGCAACAAGTTCGTATCCATCCAGCAATTAAACAATTGATTGGAAAAAGTCCTAAACGGCCACATAATGATTTTGCTGTACCATCTACATCCACGGATCCACGATTTTTAAATGGATACTCATATCTTTCGCCtacaaaaacaaaaccaaCCGAGCATAATGTTTTAAAGACTGAGAATACAACGGAATCCTCAAAGGAGTGTAACACAAGTATGCAGTTTGAAGACCAAAGTGAAGATGATATTCAACCACCAAAAAAAATTCCACGGTATATACCACCAAAAAGTGGAGTACCAGAACCTGCATGTCCTTCTAGAGGTGTTAGGCATAAAGTAAGAAAACGCATAGTAATTGGTAATATTTCCAAGTGGATTCCACCAGACTGGAGAGAAGATCCTGCCAGTCATAAATGGACAATATATGTACGAGGTAGTAAAGAGGTTTCTAATATTGGAGATTTTGTAAGTAAAGTTAGATTTTTTTTGCATCCAAGTTACAGACCAAATGATGTTGTTGAAGTATCATCTGCTCCATTTCATCTCTCAAGACGAGGTTGGGGTGAATTTCCACTAAGAGTACAGTTACATTTTAAAAATCCAATTAATAAACCAATGGATATTATTCATCATCTCAAATTAGATCGTACATATACTGGCCTTCAAACATTAGGTTCTGAAACTGTAGTTGATGTATGGATTTATACAATGGATCCAAGTGCTCTTATACAAgctaataatgaaatttctgaCAGTTCtacagaagaaataaattcttgtACTATTAATGATGACAAAAAATCTGATTCAATGATTGGAACAATACAAAAATCAAGTACTTCAATTGATTCTGCTATAATTACTGTGAAATCTGAAACAAATGATATAGAAGTTCCTAATATAGACAATAAGTTAAATGATATGAAAATACAATTAGATGTATCCGTTGTTAAATCTGAGCCTAATGATGAGGTTACTACACAGTCAGTGTCATTTATGACAGATGATAATACACTTACATCTAGTTGTAATAGTAACATGACACAATTGGAACAGATACAATTTTCTGTTTGTCATGATcatgattatttaaataattatatatctaatgaaACTAACTTATTTGTAGAGAATAATATAACTATAGAACATTCACCTGATATTAATCCGATTAAGAAATCCATGAATTCAATGGTAGAACTATCtggaaataatacaaattcagTAAAGCAATGTTTTAATAACTGGCAATGCACATCTAATACAAATACAGAGAAATCTGCTGAAATTAACGCTAGCATAAATAAGAAacataatattgaaaaagatataagtgatgaaaataaatatacaaaagttGGAGCATCGTCATTATGGGTTAAAAATACCAGCAAAGTTTTGTCTTCGTTAGAAAGCATTGATCCCAAGATGGATTTaacaagaaaggaagagatatgTTCTGAAGAAGTTATccaaaaagaacattttagAAGTAATATAAATGAGCCAAATAAAAGTACTTTGTGTCCAATGAATTTTAAATCAAGTTTGTGTCCATTACAAATTTCAATACCTCCTTCGTTTGAACCAGCTGTAGGAAAGCATAtgttaattttacaaaataataaacgtaCTTCAACGGAAGCAAATACTACATGTCCTTCTAAAATGAATATTGTCAAATATGCAAAAAATCATTGCAAAATTGATACAAACAATTGTTTGAGTTATGTTAATTCAAAGACAAGTATACTTATTCCTAGAGGAACTAGTGTcttgaaaaaacaaacaaaacaaacggGGCAATCAActgcaaataataaaaacgataatacaTATGCAATATTGGAGATTAAACCATCAAACAGTCTCTTGTTAAATTTGAATTCTGATGTACCAGCATTAAAAATAGTAGACAATGTTTCTaacaatatgaaaaattcGTATAATACAAACTCTTCACGTTTAGAAACATCATCATTGCAAAAAGATCAAATACTTCCAAAATCAATTAATCATAATGGTAAAATAGCAAAATCACGAATTATTTTGGGTAAAGATAAATTGAAGCTTCACAGTAAAGAAGATTTATATGATAAAGTTCTTAAATCGATAGAAACTGTAAAAATCACAGATATAGAAGGtttattacgatttattataCGTAGGATACCTATTGTCACTCCATATGCATCCGATCCAGATTACAAACGTTTACATCCTTATGCTTGTGCCACAGaggaagaatattttaatcataatatGGGTAAACGTGCAGCTTATGAATGGTGGCGAGCAAAAACAGTACGATCATTTTTACGTAAAAAACTTACTGTGGAAGATAAATTATGGTCAGTGAAAGAGATAATACTTTGGGCAAGATTGTATGGATATACACCAACACGTTCTTGTTTTGGCATAGatgcaacaacaacaacaacgagtGGAGCAAAAAGATTACCATGTTCAGAGATTTCAGCAACAATGTCAACGTGTACAGAACCAATAGCGTTTCAAAAGTGGCTTCAAACGTCTTATGATATGTCAAAGAATTTAACAACGGATAACGATGATTCTCAAGAGGAAGACATTGACATACTAACTTGTCAAAATCCtgaaaacgataaaacgatgcaacaaaattgtataaaagttGACTCTAGTAATGAAATAACATCTGGAACTATATCTCTTGATATGGAAGAGAAATTATTACCATtgcataattttatttgcGAGACAACTAGAAGCATTGGCATTACGTTAAAACCAGAAGAAATTATTCCTAACGTGTTTCATTGCACTGCAAGTCGTGTCATGATACGg gCCATGGAATGCTTTATGGAAGATATTGTCAGAACATCTTTAGCAAAAGCTTGGGAAAAGACTAATGGCAaaga ataTCCACAAACTTTGTCGTTGGACGATGTTCGTTCCGCCTTAACAAGTCGAGAAGAGttcgatatttttacaaatgagGGTTTGGGTTCGCGGTATCAACTTACTACAGAGGATTAG